A window of the Bradyrhizobium diazoefficiens genome harbors these coding sequences:
- a CDS encoding benzoate-CoA ligase family protein encodes MSNEIRDQVPADSAGTREIGFAVPDIYNASRVLFDNLAKSRSDKLALIGPAGTRTYAELCAEACRWGNGFASLGLERGDRVLMFLDDTPAYPAAFFGAVRAGFVPLLINTLTPPDLLQFYLADSGATVAVADAEFCARFNTEACKDTELSTLVVVNGVVGDHAAPKVLAAADWLAQFPAELAEAPTHRNEMAFWMYSSGSTGRPKGIVHLQHDMAYSEAAFAQNVLKLTPEDICFSVPKIFFAYGFGNSVTFPFSAGAATLLLPGQPKPASIFAAIGQYKPTVFFGLPTLYTALTKAEGADKTNFSSLRMALSAAEVLSAEVFNGWKTLTGLEIVEGLGSTEVLHIYLSNRPGQKKLGAAGLRVPGYEVALRDKDGRDVGDNEEGILWVRGDSNTPLYWNRPDKSAETIREEGWIYTGDRFVRDSDGFHFFRGRADDLIKISGQWVYPLEVELCLADHPEIRECAVFAAELPDRRMTLKAVVVMNNRATDQSEATRRLQDYVKSKLLPYKYPREVIFTDELPKTGTGKIDRQALLRM; translated from the coding sequence ATGAGCAACGAGATACGCGACCAGGTGCCCGCGGACAGCGCGGGCACCCGCGAGATCGGCTTTGCCGTTCCGGATATCTACAACGCCAGCCGCGTGCTGTTCGACAATCTCGCCAAAAGCCGTAGCGACAAGCTCGCGCTGATTGGCCCGGCGGGTACGCGGACCTATGCCGAGCTCTGTGCCGAGGCTTGCCGCTGGGGCAACGGCTTTGCGTCGCTCGGCCTGGAGCGCGGCGACCGCGTGCTGATGTTCCTCGACGATACCCCCGCCTATCCCGCCGCCTTTTTCGGCGCGGTGCGCGCCGGCTTCGTCCCGCTGCTGATCAACACGTTGACACCGCCAGACCTGCTGCAATTCTATCTCGCCGATTCCGGCGCGACCGTTGCGGTGGCGGATGCCGAGTTCTGCGCGCGTTTCAATACCGAGGCCTGCAAGGACACGGAGCTGAGCACACTGGTCGTCGTCAATGGCGTGGTGGGCGATCACGCAGCGCCGAAGGTGTTGGCCGCAGCGGACTGGCTTGCACAATTTCCAGCCGAGCTGGCCGAAGCCCCGACGCATCGCAACGAGATGGCGTTCTGGATGTACTCCTCCGGCTCAACCGGCCGGCCCAAGGGCATCGTGCATCTCCAGCATGACATGGCCTATAGCGAGGCTGCTTTTGCGCAAAACGTGCTGAAGCTGACCCCGGAGGACATCTGCTTCTCCGTGCCGAAGATTTTCTTCGCCTACGGCTTTGGCAATTCCGTCACTTTCCCGTTCTCCGCGGGCGCGGCAACTTTGCTGCTGCCGGGACAGCCGAAGCCGGCATCGATCTTCGCCGCAATCGGGCAGTACAAGCCGACGGTCTTCTTCGGTCTGCCGACGCTGTACACCGCCCTCACCAAGGCCGAGGGCGCGGACAAGACGAACTTCTCGTCGCTACGCATGGCACTCTCGGCAGCCGAGGTGCTCTCGGCCGAGGTCTTCAACGGCTGGAAGACGCTCACGGGCCTCGAGATCGTCGAAGGTCTCGGCTCGACCGAGGTGCTGCACATCTACCTCTCCAACCGCCCCGGGCAGAAGAAGCTCGGCGCCGCGGGCCTGCGCGTGCCCGGCTACGAGGTGGCGCTGCGCGACAAGGACGGACGCGACGTCGGCGACAACGAGGAAGGCATTTTGTGGGTCCGCGGCGATTCCAACACGCCGCTGTACTGGAACCGGCCGGACAAATCCGCCGAGACCATCCGCGAGGAGGGTTGGATCTACACCGGTGACCGCTTCGTCCGCGATAGCGACGGCTTCCACTTCTTCCGCGGCCGCGCCGATGATCTCATCAAGATCTCGGGCCAGTGGGTCTACCCGCTCGAGGTCGAACTGTGCCTCGCCGACCACCCCGAGATTCGTGAATGCGCCGTGTTCGCGGCCGAGCTGCCGGACCGGCGCATGACGCTGAAGGCGGTGGTGGTCATGAACAACCGCGCCACCGATCAGAGCGAGGCGACGCGGCGGCTGCAGGATTACGTCAAGAGCAAGCTGCTGCCCTACAAATATCCGCGCGAGGTGATTTTCACCGACGAGCTGCCGAAGACGGGTACGGGGAAGATCGATCGGCAGGCGTTGTTGCGGATGTGA
- a CDS encoding MarR family winged helix-turn-helix transcriptional regulator, translating to MPSKPLPPITMDAVYAAPGYLFRRMQQIAVSIFMEECKAFDLTPVQYAALIAIHTHPGIDATRLSAVIAFDRSTLGSVIERLQAKDFIERKPAPEDKRIKLLYLTKQGAAILREIIPAVERAQARMLEPLKPTERKALMGLMAQLVDLNNEASRVPLRAEDALEHLGKAG from the coding sequence ATGCCGAGTAAGCCTCTGCCTCCGATCACGATGGACGCGGTCTATGCCGCGCCGGGCTATCTGTTCCGGCGCATGCAGCAGATCGCGGTCTCGATCTTCATGGAGGAGTGCAAGGCGTTCGATCTGACCCCGGTGCAATATGCGGCGCTGATCGCGATCCACACCCATCCCGGCATCGACGCGACGCGGTTGTCGGCCGTGATCGCCTTCGACCGCTCCACGCTCGGCAGCGTGATCGAACGGCTCCAGGCCAAGGATTTTATCGAGCGCAAGCCGGCACCGGAGGACAAGCGGATCAAGCTGCTCTATCTGACCAAGCAAGGCGCCGCGATCCTGCGCGAGATCATCCCGGCCGTCGAACGCGCCCAGGCGCGCATGCTGGAGCCGCTCAAGCCCACCGAGCGCAAGGCGTTGATGGGGCTGATGGCGCAGCTCGTCGATCTCAACAACGAGGCGTCACGCGTGCCGCTGCGGGCCGAGGATGCGCTGGAGCATTTGGGCAAGGCGGGGTGA
- the maiA gene encoding maleylacetoacetate isomerase — MKLHGYFRSSAAYRVRIALNLKGLGAEHLPHHLRKGEQCAPAYLAINPQGLVPALENDAGAVLTQSVAIIEWLDETHPNPPLLPKDPLQRAKVRAFALAIACDTHPVQNLKVLARLRELGLAEEKVQDWAAWVNREGLSACETLIRAEPGPFCFGDAPTLADLCLVPQLANARRFGVDVAAYPRLLKAEAAAKALGAFANAAPQKQPDAE, encoded by the coding sequence ATGAAGCTGCACGGCTATTTCCGCTCCAGCGCCGCCTACCGCGTGCGGATCGCGCTGAATCTCAAGGGCCTCGGGGCCGAGCACCTGCCGCATCATTTGCGCAAGGGCGAGCAATGCGCGCCGGCCTATCTCGCCATCAACCCGCAGGGCCTGGTGCCGGCGCTGGAGAACGACGCGGGCGCGGTGCTGACCCAGTCGGTCGCCATCATCGAATGGCTCGACGAGACTCATCCCAACCCGCCATTGCTGCCCAAGGATCCGCTGCAGCGCGCCAAGGTGCGGGCGTTCGCGCTGGCGATCGCCTGCGACACCCATCCGGTGCAGAATTTGAAGGTGCTGGCGCGGCTGCGCGAGCTTGGTTTGGCTGAGGAGAAAGTCCAGGACTGGGCCGCCTGGGTCAATCGCGAGGGGCTGTCGGCCTGCGAGACGCTGATCAGGGCCGAGCCGGGACCGTTCTGTTTCGGCGATGCACCGACGCTTGCCGATCTCTGCCTGGTGCCGCAGCTTGCCAATGCGCGCCGCTTCGGCGTCGATGTCGCGGCCTATCCGCGCCTGCTCAAGGCAGAGGCCGCGGCCAAGGCGTTGGGCGCCTTCGCCAATGCCGCACCGCAGAAGCAGCCCGATGCCGAGTAA
- the gtdA gene encoding gentisate 1,2-dioxygenase translates to MEAVTKTPEREAFYKKIDGENLTALWTVMSDLITPEPKSACRPHLWKFDVIRDYMTEAGKLITAKEAERRVLVLENPGLRGQSKITTSLYAGVQMVVPGDVAPAHRHSQSALRFVLEGNGAHTAVDGERTAMEPGDFIITPSMTWHDHSNETDEPMFWLDGLDIPLVQFFDCSFAEGSKEDQQKITRPAGDSFARYGHNLLPVDVKRSSKTSPIFSYPYAYTREALEKARTSQEWDACHGLKLKFSNPESGDFAMPTIGTFIQLLPKGFKTARYRATDATVFCPIEGNGRSRIGDAVFEWGPRDLFVVPSWQWVTHEANDDAVLFSFSDRPVQQKLDLFREDRGNA, encoded by the coding sequence ATGGAAGCCGTGACCAAGACGCCGGAACGCGAGGCGTTCTACAAGAAGATCGACGGCGAAAACCTCACCGCACTCTGGACAGTGATGAGCGATCTGATCACGCCTGAGCCGAAAAGCGCTTGCCGGCCGCATCTGTGGAAGTTCGACGTCATCCGCGACTACATGACCGAGGCCGGCAAGCTGATCACCGCGAAGGAAGCGGAGCGGCGGGTGCTGGTGCTGGAGAACCCGGGCCTGCGCGGCCAGTCCAAGATCACGACATCGCTGTATGCCGGCGTGCAGATGGTGGTGCCCGGCGACGTCGCGCCCGCGCACCGGCACAGCCAGTCGGCCCTGCGCTTCGTGCTCGAAGGCAACGGCGCCCATACCGCCGTCGACGGCGAGCGCACCGCGATGGAGCCCGGCGACTTCATCATCACGCCGTCGATGACCTGGCACGATCATTCCAACGAGACCGATGAGCCGATGTTCTGGCTCGACGGCCTCGATATCCCGCTGGTGCAGTTCTTCGACTGCTCCTTCGCGGAGGGATCGAAGGAAGACCAGCAGAAGATCACACGCCCCGCCGGCGACAGCTTTGCGCGTTATGGTCATAATCTGCTGCCGGTCGATGTGAAGCGGTCATCGAAGACCTCGCCGATCTTCAGCTATCCCTATGCCTACACCCGCGAGGCGCTGGAGAAAGCCAGGACGAGCCAGGAGTGGGACGCCTGCCACGGGCTGAAGCTGAAGTTCAGCAACCCCGAGTCCGGCGATTTCGCGATGCCGACCATCGGGACATTCATCCAGCTGCTGCCGAAAGGGTTCAAGACCGCACGCTACCGCGCGACCGATGCGACCGTGTTCTGCCCGATCGAGGGCAACGGACGCAGCCGCATCGGCGATGCCGTTTTCGAGTGGGGCCCGCGCGATCTGTTCGTGGTGCCGAGCTGGCAATGGGTGACGCATGAGGCGAATGACGACGCCGTGCTGTTCAGCTTCTCGGATCGGCCGGTGCAGCAGAAGCTGGATCTGTTTCGTGAGGATCGTGGGAACGCGTAG
- a CDS encoding ABC transporter permease, translating into MLDRATDTSAKDDMTRRVRFRGAGFVPASSRFGGWIALALVIAIWQAAGSAKLVNPLFLPPPSAIVRAIYELAMSGALWQHLSASLLRIGVGWLLGTAAGVAVGFAIGLSRLARSVGITFISALFPIPKIALLPLLILWLGIGEEPKIATIALGVFFSTAISVYSGVDAVPRNLIRMAQSFNVPFATIVRKVVWPGALPAILAGFRITSSVALLLVVSAEMIGAQYGVGAFVLQAGNLMQTDQLLAGVVILSVFGLAVGKVIGWLETRLLHWR; encoded by the coding sequence ATGCTTGATCGCGCGACGGACACATCAGCCAAGGACGATATGACGCGGCGCGTCCGCTTTCGCGGCGCGGGCTTCGTGCCGGCATCGAGCCGCTTCGGCGGCTGGATCGCGCTCGCGCTGGTCATTGCGATCTGGCAGGCTGCGGGCAGCGCCAAGCTCGTCAATCCGCTGTTCCTGCCGCCGCCATCGGCCATCGTGCGGGCGATCTATGAGCTCGCGATGTCGGGCGCGCTCTGGCAGCATCTCTCGGCGTCGCTGCTGCGCATCGGCGTCGGCTGGCTGCTCGGCACCGCGGCTGGCGTCGCCGTCGGCTTTGCCATCGGCCTGTCGCGGCTGGCGCGCAGCGTCGGCATCACCTTCATCTCGGCGCTGTTCCCGATCCCGAAGATCGCGCTGCTGCCGCTTCTGATTCTCTGGCTCGGCATCGGCGAAGAGCCAAAGATTGCGACCATTGCTCTCGGCGTGTTCTTCTCGACCGCGATCTCGGTCTATAGCGGTGTCGATGCGGTGCCGCGCAACTTGATCCGCATGGCGCAAAGCTTCAACGTCCCGTTCGCCACCATCGTGCGCAAGGTGGTCTGGCCGGGCGCGCTGCCCGCGATCCTCGCCGGCTTCCGCATCACGTCGTCGGTGGCGCTGCTGCTCGTCGTCAGCGCCGAGATGATCGGCGCGCAATACGGCGTCGGCGCCTTCGTGCTCCAGGCCGGCAATCTCATGCAGACCGATCAGCTGCTCGCGGGCGTGGTGATCCTATCGGTGTTCGGATTGGCGGTGGGGAAGGTGATCGGTTGGCTGGAGACGCGGCTGCTGCACTGGCGGTAG
- a CDS encoding ABC transporter ATP-binding protein: MDLIASHITHRFGDLAVLDDISFTVGAGEVVAIVGPSGCGKSTLLSILGGLLQPTSGAPELRGAPPADSLNPLTFVFQDFALLPWATVEDNVEFPLLHTQLSAAQRRALVEDALRRTGLTDFRQTYPKQLSGGMRQRVGISRALAVRPAILLMDEPLSALDSQTRELLMEDFVRLLADGGMGAVYVTHNLEEAARLADRIVVLSRRPGRIREVVAVPMTRTERGETAAREKLLALQNQIWSLIRNEAIDAEREVQHA, encoded by the coding sequence ATGGACCTGATCGCCAGCCACATCACCCACCGCTTCGGCGATCTCGCCGTGCTCGACGACATCTCCTTCACCGTCGGCGCCGGCGAGGTGGTGGCGATCGTGGGTCCTTCGGGCTGCGGCAAAAGCACGCTGCTGTCGATCCTCGGTGGCCTGCTGCAGCCGACCTCGGGCGCGCCCGAGCTGCGTGGCGCGCCGCCGGCGGACAGTCTCAATCCGCTGACCTTCGTGTTCCAGGATTTTGCGCTGCTGCCCTGGGCGACGGTGGAGGACAACGTCGAATTCCCGCTGCTGCACACACAGCTCTCGGCCGCGCAGCGCCGTGCGCTGGTCGAGGATGCCTTGCGCCGCACCGGGCTGACCGATTTCCGCCAGACCTATCCAAAACAGCTGTCCGGCGGCATGCGCCAGCGCGTCGGCATTTCGCGGGCACTGGCGGTCCGGCCAGCCATTCTCCTGATGGACGAGCCACTGTCGGCGCTGGATTCGCAGACGCGCGAGCTCCTGATGGAGGATTTCGTCCGCTTGCTCGCCGATGGCGGCATGGGCGCGGTCTATGTCACGCATAATCTCGAAGAAGCCGCACGCCTCGCCGACCGCATCGTCGTCCTGTCGCGGCGGCCGGGCCGTATTCGCGAGGTCGTAGCCGTGCCGATGACGCGCACTGAGCGCGGCGAAACCGCGGCGCGCGAGAAGCTGCTGGCGCTGCAGAACCAGATCTGGTCGCTGATCCGCAACGAGGCGATCGATGCCGAGCGCGAGGTGCAGCATGCTTGA
- a CDS encoding ABC transporter substrate-binding protein has protein sequence MIGIARLAAAGLLAMMAMGAARAEDALKAKIGVLRLSSSAPVFIAQDKGYFREAGLDLELKFFDAAQPIAVATTSGDVDFGVTAFTAGLYNLAGKGVLKVIGGMSREKAGYPLIGYFASNNAYASGLKTPKDLAGKRIAMTQVGSSFHYSLGLLADKYGFKLADVKIVPLQSLSNAAAALKGETVDAALLPISTARKLMDDGGAKFLGWVGDETPWQLGAVFASPKTLTNKALVTKFLGVLAKADREYHDVILASMKDGVAPINDETKPLLEIIAKYTNLPVEQVVGNCAYIDPDGKLDVKNVDNQIKWLQEQGFADKGFDANTIIAKDFVKAD, from the coding sequence ATGATCGGGATTGCGCGGCTCGCGGCAGCTGGACTTTTGGCGATGATGGCGATGGGCGCGGCCCGGGCCGAAGACGCCCTGAAGGCCAAGATCGGCGTGCTCCGCCTGTCGTCCTCCGCGCCGGTCTTCATCGCGCAGGACAAGGGCTATTTCCGCGAGGCCGGCCTCGACCTCGAGCTGAAGTTCTTCGATGCGGCGCAGCCGATCGCGGTCGCCACGACCTCGGGCGATGTCGATTTCGGCGTCACGGCTTTCACCGCCGGTCTCTACAATCTCGCCGGCAAGGGCGTGCTGAAGGTGATCGGCGGCATGAGCCGCGAGAAGGCCGGCTATCCCCTGATCGGCTATTTCGCCAGCAACAACGCCTATGCGAGCGGCCTCAAGACGCCGAAGGACCTCGCAGGCAAGCGCATCGCGATGACCCAGGTCGGCTCGAGCTTCCATTATTCGCTCGGCCTGCTCGCCGACAAATACGGCTTCAAGCTCGCCGACGTGAAAATCGTGCCGCTGCAGTCGTTGTCGAACGCAGCCGCGGCGCTGAAGGGCGAGACCGTTGATGCGGCGCTGCTTCCCATCTCGACCGCGCGAAAGCTGATGGACGACGGCGGCGCAAAATTCCTTGGCTGGGTCGGCGACGAGACGCCCTGGCAATTGGGCGCGGTGTTCGCCTCGCCGAAGACGCTGACCAACAAGGCGCTCGTGACAAAATTCCTCGGCGTGCTCGCGAAAGCCGATCGTGAATATCACGACGTCATCCTGGCTTCGATGAAGGACGGCGTCGCGCCGATCAACGACGAGACCAAGCCGCTGCTGGAGATCATCGCCAAGTACACCAACCTGCCGGTCGAGCAGGTGGTCGGCAACTGCGCCTACATCGATCCGGACGGCAAGCTCGACGTTAAGAACGTCGACAATCAGATCAAATGGCTCCAGGAGCAGGGATTCGCGGACAAGGGCTTTGATGCGAACACGATCATCGCCAAGGATTTTGTGAAGGCGGATTGA
- a CDS encoding FAD-dependent oxidoreductase, producing MRATTIEEPARQVPLYGEYEVVVLGGGPAGIVAAASAARAGRKTLLIERYGFLGGMGTAAGVTNFCGLHGNVYGEAHRLVQGMASDLLARIDHLNGLNAPHLILGKVFAQAYDTAAYKIAADELLASHKVHILFHALGAGVVMGDDRRIDALMVETKAGRQAVRSEIFIDCSGDGDLAVWAGAPFDIGDEHGHPMYPSMMLRLNGIDPAKAGDAWRTIPQLMEEATAAGTHKFPRKSAIVRPQKSGIEWRVNFTQVAREDGHAINGVEPDDLTRGEIEGRKQALAAFEFLRTVPGFEKSYIVDLPPQLGIRETRRIKGGYQLSGEDVLGCASFEDSIGVNGWPIEAHVPGDVVFTFPPIPESRGYNELPYRMLLPEGVDNLLVAGRCASMTHEGQSAARVSGACFVMGEAAGSAAALALTGNRIPREIPIEKLQETLKQQGAFIGRDQPVPEGL from the coding sequence ATGCGGGCCACGACGATCGAAGAACCAGCGCGCCAGGTGCCGCTTTACGGCGAATATGAAGTCGTCGTGCTCGGCGGCGGCCCGGCCGGCATCGTCGCTGCGGCCTCGGCTGCGCGCGCGGGACGGAAGACGCTGCTGATCGAGCGTTACGGTTTTCTCGGCGGCATGGGCACCGCGGCAGGCGTCACCAATTTTTGCGGTCTGCATGGCAATGTCTACGGCGAGGCCCATCGGCTCGTGCAGGGCATGGCATCCGACCTGCTGGCGCGGATCGATCATCTGAATGGCCTCAACGCGCCGCATCTGATCCTCGGCAAGGTCTTTGCCCAAGCCTATGACACCGCGGCCTACAAGATCGCAGCCGACGAGCTGCTGGCCAGCCACAAGGTGCACATCCTCTTCCACGCCCTCGGCGCCGGCGTCGTGATGGGCGATGACCGCCGCATCGATGCACTGATGGTCGAGACCAAGGCCGGCCGGCAGGCGGTGCGCTCAGAGATCTTCATCGACTGCTCCGGCGATGGCGATCTCGCGGTCTGGGCCGGCGCGCCGTTCGACATTGGCGACGAACACGGCCATCCGATGTACCCGTCGATGATGCTCCGCCTCAACGGCATCGATCCCGCAAAGGCGGGCGATGCCTGGCGGACCATCCCGCAATTGATGGAAGAGGCCACCGCCGCCGGCACGCACAAATTCCCGCGCAAGAGCGCGATCGTGCGGCCGCAAAAATCCGGCATCGAATGGCGGGTGAATTTTACGCAAGTGGCGCGCGAGGACGGCCACGCCATCAATGGTGTCGAGCCCGACGATCTCACCCGCGGCGAGATCGAGGGCCGCAAGCAGGCGCTCGCCGCCTTTGAATTCCTGCGCACCGTGCCTGGGTTTGAAAAATCCTACATTGTCGACTTGCCGCCGCAGCTCGGCATCCGCGAGACCCGCCGCATCAAGGGCGGCTACCAGCTCAGCGGCGAGGACGTGCTCGGCTGCGCCTCGTTCGAAGATTCCATCGGCGTCAATGGCTGGCCAATCGAGGCCCATGTTCCCGGCGACGTCGTCTTCACCTTCCCGCCGATCCCGGAATCGCGCGGCTATAACGAGCTGCCGTACCGGATGCTGCTGCCCGAGGGCGTCGATAACCTCCTGGTCGCCGGCCGCTGCGCCTCGATGACCCACGAGGGCCAGTCGGCGGCGCGGGTCTCCGGAGCCTGCTTCGTGATGGGGGAGGCCGCCGGTTCCGCTGCAGCGCTGGCGCTGACCGGAAACCGGATCCCGCGTGAGATCCCCATTGAAAAATTGCAGGAAACGTTGAAACAACAGGGCGCCTTCATCGGGCGGGACCAGCCGGTGCCCGAGGGCCTGTAA
- a CDS encoding LysR family transcriptional regulator, with product MDILVNLQAFLATADAAGFSAAARKLDVSTSVVAKRVTQLEARIGTPLFHRSTRQLRLTEAGQRYVHRARGVVADATDLLSRMGEKGHDLVDHLRIKAPTSLTVARLADAFSAFQTQNPRVKLEIVLIDRPVDPVTEGFDIAIGAFPHSFGGVVDEPLCALKRLLCASPAYLKKHGTPKHPRDLVDHRCLSFLPTGPEWIFDGPRGRINIQVSPLLSSNEGHVLARSAIAGNGIALMSHYLVADALRDGTLKPVLRDFPIPELWVKAAIPERRRNAAAVQALLTLLKTSLARSL from the coding sequence ATGGACATTCTGGTGAACCTGCAGGCCTTTCTCGCCACCGCGGACGCAGCGGGCTTCTCCGCCGCCGCGCGAAAGCTCGATGTCTCGACCTCGGTCGTGGCAAAACGCGTCACGCAGCTGGAGGCGCGGATCGGCACGCCGCTGTTTCACCGCTCGACCCGGCAATTGCGGCTGACCGAGGCCGGTCAACGCTATGTGCATCGCGCGCGCGGCGTGGTGGCCGATGCCACCGATCTGCTCTCGCGCATGGGCGAGAAGGGCCACGATCTCGTCGATCACCTCCGCATCAAGGCGCCGACCTCGCTGACGGTGGCGCGGCTTGCGGACGCGTTCAGCGCTTTCCAGACCCAGAACCCGCGAGTGAAGCTCGAGATCGTGCTGATCGATCGTCCGGTCGATCCGGTGACCGAGGGATTCGACATTGCCATCGGCGCCTTCCCGCATTCCTTCGGCGGCGTGGTCGACGAGCCGTTGTGCGCGCTGAAGCGGCTGCTCTGCGCCTCACCGGCCTATTTGAAGAAGCACGGCACGCCAAAGCATCCGCGCGATCTCGTCGATCATCGCTGCCTCAGCTTCCTGCCGACCGGCCCGGAATGGATCTTTGACGGGCCGCGCGGCCGCATCAACATTCAGGTCAGTCCGCTACTCTCCTCCAACGAGGGACACGTGCTGGCGCGCAGCGCGATCGCCGGCAACGGCATCGCGCTGATGTCGCACTATCTCGTCGCGGATGCCTTGCGTGACGGCACGCTCAAGCCCGTGCTGCGCGACTTTCCGATTCCGGAATTGTGGGTGAAGGCCGCGATCCCCGAGCGGCGACGCAATGCGGCGGCAGTGCAGGCGCTGTTGACTTTGCTGAAAACGTCGCTCGCGAGGTCGCTGTAA
- a CDS encoding enoyl-CoA hydratase-related protein has product MTASPVLWTLDERGVATVTLNRPEVNNAYDGALIAGVLAAMDDLGKKPNLRVVVLRGNGKHFQAGADLKWINGVRPQSPEANEAASRATFEAVQRLNTLPIPTVALVQGGCFGGGTGVIAACDVVIAADNALFSITEVRWGLTAAIIIPQLCDAMSVRQVRRYALTGERFGAEDARRIGLVHEVVPLADLEAAGAKVVEQLLANGPGAMAETKRLALESSFGGMAVDDAAYARLVQLHSLKRQSAEAAEGLASFAEKRAARWGRIEK; this is encoded by the coding sequence ATGACTGCCAGCCCCGTCCTGTGGACCCTCGACGAGCGTGGGGTTGCGACCGTCACGCTCAACCGCCCGGAGGTCAACAACGCCTATGACGGCGCCCTGATCGCCGGCGTGCTCGCGGCGATGGACGATCTCGGCAAGAAGCCGAACCTGCGCGTCGTCGTGCTCAGGGGCAACGGCAAGCACTTTCAGGCCGGCGCCGACCTCAAATGGATCAACGGCGTGCGGCCGCAATCGCCTGAAGCCAACGAGGCGGCGTCCCGGGCGACGTTCGAGGCCGTGCAGCGGCTCAACACATTGCCGATCCCGACCGTGGCACTGGTGCAGGGCGGCTGCTTTGGTGGCGGCACCGGCGTGATCGCGGCCTGCGACGTCGTGATCGCCGCGGACAACGCCTTGTTCTCGATCACCGAGGTGCGCTGGGGCCTGACCGCGGCGATCATCATCCCCCAGCTCTGCGACGCCATGAGTGTACGGCAAGTCCGCCGTTACGCGCTGACCGGCGAACGCTTTGGCGCCGAAGACGCCCGTCGCATCGGCCTCGTCCACGAGGTGGTGCCACTCGCCGATCTCGAAGCCGCGGGCGCCAAGGTGGTGGAGCAACTGCTCGCCAACGGCCCGGGGGCAATGGCCGAGACCAAGCGGCTCGCGCTGGAGAGCTCATTCGGCGGGATGGCCGTGGACGATGCGGCCTACGCGCGGCTCGTCCAACTGCATTCCCTCAAGCGCCAGAGCGCCGAGGCGGCGGAGGGCCTGGCGTCGTTCGCCGAGAAGCGAGCGGCGAGGTGGGGGCGCATTGAAAAGTGA
- a CDS encoding ketopantoate reductase family protein: MRICIFGSGAVGSHLAVRLARAGHEVSCVMRGAHLEAVRANGLKLRVGDSEVSAKVNASGDPAQLGPQDVVISTLKATALTGLVSSIKPLLQDDTAIVFAQNGIPWWYGIGLPPRHPTPPDISFLDPGGRLRACIPKERIIGGVIFSSNEVIAPGVVQNLTPDRNRLLIGECDDRNCERITKLRGVFNDARLESPPVAEIREAIWSKLLTNMSLSVLCLLTGQTARGVRDDPAFAELIPRMLNEANDIAQHFIPEVKRVTRSGPAPNHKPSLLQDYELGRAMEIDVLVKAPAAFARTAGLSTPTLDLIAALAIQKARDKGLYAT; the protein is encoded by the coding sequence ATGCGCATCTGCATTTTCGGCTCGGGTGCCGTCGGAAGCCACCTCGCGGTCAGGCTCGCACGCGCCGGCCACGAGGTCTCATGCGTGATGCGCGGCGCGCATCTCGAGGCGGTGCGCGCCAATGGCCTGAAGCTGCGCGTCGGCGATTCCGAGGTCTCGGCCAAGGTGAATGCCTCCGGCGACCCGGCCCAGCTCGGCCCGCAGGACGTGGTGATCTCGACGCTGAAGGCCACCGCGCTGACCGGGCTGGTCTCCAGCATCAAGCCTCTGCTCCAAGACGACACCGCGATCGTGTTCGCCCAGAACGGCATTCCCTGGTGGTACGGTATCGGCCTGCCGCCGCGACACCCGACGCCGCCGGACATTTCCTTTCTCGATCCGGGCGGTCGCCTGCGCGCCTGCATCCCGAAGGAGCGGATCATCGGCGGAGTGATCTTCTCCTCCAACGAGGTCATCGCCCCCGGCGTCGTGCAGAACCTGACCCCGGACCGCAACCGCCTCCTGATCGGCGAATGCGACGACCGCAATTGCGAGCGCATCACGAAGCTGCGCGGTGTGTTCAATGACGCGCGGCTGGAATCGCCGCCGGTGGCTGAAATCCGCGAGGCGATCTGGTCAAAGCTGCTGACCAACATGTCGCTGTCGGTGCTGTGCCTGCTCACCGGCCAGACAGCGCGCGGCGTGCGCGACGATCCCGCCTTCGCCGAACTGATTCCGCGCATGTTGAACGAGGCCAACGATATCGCGCAGCACTTCATCCCCGAGGTCAAGCGCGTGACGCGCAGCGGCCCTGCCCCCAACCACAAGCCGTCGCTGCTGCAGGATTACGAGCTCGGCCGCGCCATGGAGATCGACGTGCTGGTGAAGGCGCCCGCCGCCTTCGCGCGCACCGCCGGCCTGTCGACCCCGACGCTCGATCTGATCGCGGCGCTTGCAATCCAGAAGGCCCGCGACAAGGGGCTCTACGCGACCTGA